Proteins encoded together in one Canis lupus familiaris isolate Mischka breed German Shepherd unplaced genomic scaffold, alternate assembly UU_Cfam_GSD_1.0 chrUn_S520H682, whole genome shotgun sequence window:
- the LOC119879267 gene encoding collagen alpha-1(III) chain-like, producing MAAAAARGRGTGTPGGRAGAGSGPSTRSRGTEAGRRARARTPPRHRGDARGAADGQRRADAGDPTHARGTRAPGRGRGRRGWGAAGDDGGPSSPHNATAGGAGASGGRGREGRSGPGKRRAPRGARHRVGKTDDGRGRAFGKGRGRETPRRPGASQAPENGERERWRRGPRATARGFREASEGTWEAEVGRPGAHAGSHRPRPPAQGRSRGTRGRRPGPHGGPQATSRGSGAPTATVHATGSPENALPHTRNDAQPQHPPRASLLPFLGGPRALRPGTAPPRATAAKGGGQDTQQRRGRFRSTEGGAALRGRQGSRGGGRVSGKGQAQGNPERSRPVPPRGRRLRLARARRGHVTAQRRELPASREGHGCASLADFFHHPLLGHADDGGGSPRGVAGEGNDATARPQAPEATWSAPGAPRRAGRNALKRAQAGRAFGKGRRECPPRPRTPVPPAPRGKKAGGRGRAGVRTTPNPGARPPRTRHDGRARRSRGGRGPRAEREERSHPPWTPVPRLTRLRPGPGEHEITTSIDRQQAAAPRGLPEEQKPSEDGDRGDLLPPHRQAPRPPGGGGAGATGQPQTQRGTPDTRHGALRDRGCHGQRPGAHGMERTGVKDPPPPAHTALPRVPETGGRHRDPGHLESSTRAGAQAQADGSGSSERGQGPARPRGQARNPTRAQRPTSLRRATDGPAVFYVCLSSVCLSPKHNVSAPTWQQKMFISGKKITAPAGGDQPQVTATSRDRDTANCTQNLPHGAPPPPPHGAPRAIWSTQGNRGGGGGGEEGRYAVGGDATPPRRHASDLREETLKNHQSSPEAGTVRRPSPAALRTAPCLPPSPTPARARGGGGPRAAEAASPGIATGAGRPNGRPAHPRVAPGPTARDPPPQRASEQGEKIASDARDPHTCPQPGLSRHPRASPPGSDRSPSPGRDHGRQPSDTEGRPEDRPEPQDGRRDTPCPPPPRRPRSVRAGGGGATGGCWSTHPGGPHGLLRERGGGDSGDSGDGDTPSQLRRSNLRRAHRAPRPRRQPDARAGAALLLELGPGKPTPKLFLACRRRASGGDTLYKSGRQVAPDNRRERQRDRSGRRGRQGASDLASRPGDGGGPREHTAAHRANPRPPGAGEPWKTRPSVRPSVRARCRPERGSRSPRGAPGTTQARFR from the exons atggcggcggcggcggcccgcggGCGGGGGACGGGGACGCCCGGCGGTCGCGCCGGGGCCGGCAGCGGGCCGAGCACGCGCTCACGCGGGACGGAGGCGGGGCGCCGGGCCAGAGCCCGAACCCCTCCCCGCCACCGGGGAGACGCGCGCGGGGCCGCGGACGGCCAACGGCGAGCGGACGCCGGGGACCCGACCCACGCCCGGGGCACGCGCGCGCCAGGGCGGGGACGCggccggcgggggtggggggcggcgggaGACGACGGCGGCCCCTCGTCACCACACAACGCCAccgccgggggggcgggggcgagcgGCGGACGCGGGCGGGAAGGCCGCAGCGGGCCCGGGAAGCGCCGGGCGCCCCGGGGAGCGCGGCACCGGGTCGGCAAGACGGACGACGGACGGGGGCGGGCTTTCGGGAAAGGCCGCGGACGGGAGACGCCCCGGCGGCCAGGGGCCAGCCAGGCGCCGGAGAACGGCGAGCGGGAGCGGTGGAGGAGAGGACCGCGGGCCACCGCGAGGGGCTTTCGGGAAGCCTCAGAAGGCACCTGGGAGGCCGAGGTCGGGCGCCCAGGGGCGCACGCGGGGTCCCACCGCCCGAGGCCTCCAGCGCAAGGGCGGTCCCGCGGCACCCGAGGACGCCGGCCCGGCCCCCACGGCGGGCCCCAAGCAACCTCGCGGGGCTCGGGGGCCCCAACCGCCACCGTTCACGCGACCGGTTCTCCCGAGAACGCTCTCCCGCACACGCGCAACGACGCCCAGCCCCAACACCCCCCGCgcgcctccctcctccccttcctcggAGGACCGAGAGCACTTCGCCCGGGGACGGCCCCCCCCCGAGCCACGGCGGCCAAGGGGGGGGGGCAAGACACCCAACAGCGGCGAGGCCGGTTTCGGTCCACGGAGGGCGGA GCGGCGCTCCGGGGCCGACAGGGctcgcggggcggggggcgggtctCCGGCAAGGGACAGGCACAGGGCAACCCCGAGCGCTCGCGGCCGGTGCCCCCTCGAGGACGCCGCCTCCGCCTCGCCCGCGCACGGCGTGGTCACGTCACCGCCCAGAGGAGAGAGCTCCCCGCCTCCCGCGAG GGGCACGGGTGCGCCTCCCTTGCCGACTTCTTCCACCACCCGCTCCTCGGACACGCCGACGACGGCGGCGGCAGCCCGAGGGGAGTCGCCGGGGAAGGAAACGACGCCACCGCTCGGCCTCAGGCACCTGAGGCGACCTGGAGCGCTCCAGGGGCACCACGGAGGGCCGGGCGCAACGCGCTCAAGCGCGCCCAGGCCGGGCG GGCCTTCGGGAAAGGCCGGCGAGAGTGTCCGCCGCGTCCGAGGACCCCGGTCCCGCCAGCGCCGCGAGGCAAGAAGGCGGGAGGCCGGGGTCGGGCCGGAGTCCGCACCACCCCCAACCCCGGCGCGCGCCCCCCGCGCACCCGCCACGACGGCCGGGCGCGGAGGagccggggagggaggggcccgCGGGCAGAACGAGAAGAGCGGTCGCATCCGCCGTGGACGCCCGTCCCTCGTCTGACGCGGCTTAGGCCCGGCCCAGGAGAGCACGAGATCACCACATCGATCGATCGGCAGCAAGCTGCGGCCCCGAGGGGGCTTCCCGAGGAGCAAAAGCCCAGCGAGGACGGCGACCGGGGGGACCTGCTTCCGCCTCACCGGCAAGCCCCTCgacccccggggggggggggggcaggagcgACCGGACAACCCCAGACACAGCGGGGGACGCCTGACACGCGGCACGGAGCCTTGCGAGACAGGGGTTGTCACGGCCAACGGCCGGGTGCCCACGGCATGGAGCGCACGGGGGTAAAAGACCCACCGCCACCTGCCCACACCGCCCTCCCTCGGGTGCCGGAGACCGGAGGGCGACACCGCGACCCGGGCCACCTGGAGTCCAGCACGAGAGCCGGCGCGCAGGCCCAGGCGGACGGCTCAGGCTCCAGCGAGCGAGGACAGGGACCGGCTCGGCCGCGCGGTCAAGCCCGGAACCCCACCCGCGCCCAGAGGCCCACATCTCTAAGGCGAGCGACGGACGGACCGGCTGTCTTTTACGTCTGCCTGTCGTCTGTCTGCCTGTCGCCGAAACACAACGTGTCAGCACCTACCTGGCaacaaaaaatgttcatttcGGGCAAGAAAATAACCGCGCCTGCCGGCGGGGACCAGCCACAGGTCACCGCGACCTCCCGGGACCGTGACACGGCCAACTGTACCCAAAACCTGCCCCAcggcgcccccccacccccaccccacggaGCCCCCAGGGCTATCTGGTCGACCCAGGgaaaccgggggggggggggggggggtgaggaggggcgaTACGCGGTCGGTGGAGACGCCACGCCGCCACGCCGCCACGCCAGTGATCTCCGGGAGGAGACTTTGAAAAATCATCAAAGTTCTCCGGAGGCAGGCACCGTGCGGAGGCCGTCCCCCGCGGCCCTCAGGACCGCCCCGTGCCTACCGCCGTCCCCAACCCCGGCTCGGGCCAGGGGAGGTGGAGGGCCACGCGCGGCAGAGGCAGCCTCACCGGGAATCGCCACCGGGGCCGGACGCCCGAACGGACGGCCCGCCCACCCCCGCGTGGCACCCGGTCCGACCGCCCGGGACCCACCTCCGCAGCGGGCCTCGGAACAAGGGGAGAAAATCGCGTCCGACGCCCGGGACCCCCACACGTGCCCGCAGCCGGGTCTGTCGCGCCACCCACGGGCTTCCCCTCCAGGCTCAGACCGGTCCCCGTCGCCAGGGCGTGACCACGGGAGACAACCGAGTGACACGGAAGGAAGGCCCGAAGATCGCCCGGAGCCACAGGACGGACGGCGGGACACACCCTGTCCCCCGCCCCCGAGGCGGCCCAGGTCGGTCCGCGCGGGCGGAGGAGGAGCCACCGGCGGGTGCTGGTCGACCCACCCAGGCGGCCCGCACGGCCTCCTCCGGGAGCGAGGCGGAGGCGACAGCGGCGACAGCGGCGACGGCGACACTCCCTCGCAGCTCCGGAGGTCCAATCTCCGGCGAGCGCATCGCGCGCCGAGGCCCCGGCGACAGCCGGACGCTCGCGCCGGAGCCGCCCTCCTCCTGGAACTCGGCCCCGGGAAACCGACACCAAAGCTGTTCCTTGCCTGTCGCCGCCGAGCCTCCGGAGGGGACACGCTCTATAAAAGCGGCCGCCAGGTGGCACCCGACAACCGGCGCGAACGACAGCGGGACAGATCCGGGCGGCGAGGCCGTCAGGGCGCCTCGGATCTCGCCTCTCGGCCCGGGGACGGCGGAGGGCCCCGGGAGCACACGGCCGCGCACCGCGCGAACCCCCGTCCTCCCGGGGCGGGGGAGCCTTGGAAAacccgtccgtccgtccgtccgtccgtccgggCCCGCTGCCGCCCGGAAAGGGGGTCGCGCTCGCCGCGCGGGGCTCCCGGGACGACTCAGGCACGTTTCCGAG